The segment AGGTTGTTGCGCTCTTGGCTGCTGCGTCGTGCCTGGTGGTGCGCCTGGTGACGTGGTGGATGGAGCATGCGGGGGGTGTCGGGCCGCTGTCTGTGCTGTGTGTGGCTGCGGTGCTGCCGTTGGTCGTTTTGGCGGTGCAGGTGCCCGAGCATGTGCAGGTGCGGCTGCGGCGCATGGGCGATCTGGTCGAGTCCGTTGGCATGGTGGGGCTCTTCCCGCTCGCCTTTGGTGTGTTCGGTGTGTATGGGCAGCTGCTCAACCAGTTCTGACAGTTCTGAGTCGATGTGCTGGCGCTGCGGGCGGGCAGCAGAGTGGGGGGTGAACAGGCGTGCCGAGCGGAGACGGCTGGCAGGGTGATGTGCTGCGCGACCTGAGGGGCGGCGCCGAGCAGGGTGCACAAGGCCCCGGCGGACAGGCGTACCGCGCTTCCGCGCCGGGCCGCGCACTGCCGGCACAGGGCACCCAAGCGCCGGACGCCGCCCCTGGCGGTGGTGCGCCACGGCAGGCCGGCCCGTACGAGGGGCAGGAGCAGCAGGCGGGTCTCCCGGGCGGCTGGCCGCAGCAGGCCGGGTACCAGGAGCAGCAGGCCCCAACCGCGTACGCCCCGGGCCCCCAGCCCCAGAGCGGTCCCGACTCGCAGGCCGTAGTGGTGGACGAGGGTGGCCTGGCCGACGCGCTGCGCAGCAAGCCCCGGCACGGCGAGTCCTATGCGGCGCGTGCGGTACGTGCCCTGCGCCGTACGCTCTCGTCGTCAGCCGCGCGCGAGGTCGCCGAGATCACCCGCACCGCTGCGGTGCTGCAGCAGCCCGTGACGACCGGTCGGCAGATTGCCGTCACCTCGATCCGGGGTGGATCCGGCAAGTCGACCGTCGCCGCGCTGCTCGGCACCACGTACGCGCACTACCGGCAGGACCCAGTGCTCTTCCTGGAGGCCGATCCGGCACTCGGCTCGCTGCCGCAGCGGCTCGGGGCCGACGCACTGCGCTGGACGACCAGTGATATCGCGGACATCGTCAAGCCGGACATGTCCCTGCTCGACGTCACCGGATATCTCGTCCAACTGCCCAACAACGCCTGGTTGCTGCCTGCGAGTCAGGGCCAGATCGGTGTGATGCTGGACAGCCGGGCGTACGAGCGGGCCGTGGTGGCGCTGCGTCGCTACTTCGGGGTGATGGTCATCGACGGTGAGACGTTGCCCGCCGAAGTCGGCCGGGTCGCGCTCGGTGCCGCGCATGGCCGGGTTCTGACCACGCCTGCCACGCCGGAGGGCATCCGCAGTACGTATGCGGTGCTGAAGTGGATGCAGGGGCTGCCGCGGCATGTGATGGCCGGCACGGTTGTCGTGCTCACCGAATTGGTACCCCATTCAGGGCTCGACCTGGACGAGGCCATCCAGACGCTCAGGTCCACCGGGGTGAGTGTTCAGGTTCTGCCATATGACCGGCATTTGGCAGCCGGGGGCCGGATCCATACCGAACTGCTGGCTCACCCGACCAGGCAAGCCGCCGCCCGTCTTGCCGCTGACGTCTTCCAGCTCTCCCAGCAGCGTCACTGACCCAGATGCCAAGCCCGATCGCGAATGACGGACGAGGATGAGTACCCGACTGATACACCGCCCGGCCAGGGCCACCCGGCCACCGGCCGCGTCCGAGGCGCGCATCATCGAGGCCCCGCCCAACCTCCCCGAGGGGAAGGCGGGCAATATCGCGATGTCGCTGCTGCCGGTCGCCGGCGTCATGTCGTCGGTGGTGATGATGACGGTGGTGCGCAACAGCCAGTTCGCCGGGCTGGGTGCGATCATTCTCGTCGTCACCGTCATCGGGTCTGTCGCGCTGGTCTTCTCGCAGCGTGGCAAGGCTCAGCGCACTCGGCGCACTCAGCGCGAGGCGTATCTGGCCTATCTGGAGGATCTGCGCGAGGAGCTGGTCGGCGAGGAGCGTGAACGGCGCGAGCGGGCCGATGTCCTCAACCCGGCCCCGGCCGCCCTCTACGACATCGTGCGCGATCCGGCTCGCCTGTGGGAGCGCCGTCGCGCCGACGGCGACTTTCTGCGCGTGCGTGTCGGTACCGGTGAAATGCCCGTGCGCGATCTGCAGATCGCGCAGCAGGGTTCGTCGGTCCTCACCCCGCCCGACCGCTTCATGCTCAATGAGGCGTCGGCGCTGATGGCCCGCTTCCGCACCGGCACCGAGCTGCCGCTGACAGTCCCGCTCGACCGTGTAGGCAACGTCAGCGTCATCGGCCCCCGCGAAGACTGCCTGCGCGTCGCGCGCGCCCTCCTCGTGCAAGCCGCTGCCTTGCATGCTCCCGACGATGTGGCAATGGCGATCGCGGTGCCCGGGGACCGGCTCGCCGACTGGGAGTGGGCCAAGTGGATGCCGCATCTGCTCGACTCCGAGCAGTTCGACGGCCCCGTAGCCGCTCGCCGTATCGCACCCTCCGCACCCCAGCTCGCCCGGCAGCTCGGCCCAGAACTGCGCCGTCGCGCCTCCTATGCAGCAGAGGTGCGCCGCGGCCTGTCCGACAAGGACGCCCTGTCCATGACGTCCCGGCTGCTGGTCGTCGCCGACGGGCATGGTGAGGACGCCGTCGACCTGCCACGTCCCGACGAGGCCGTCGGCCTGCGCGAGATGGGCGTCACCGTCCTGCACCTGCTGGAACAGCGGGTCCAGGAGCCGGGGCAGGTCGGCGTGCGGATCACTGTCGACGGCGATCAGGTGCTCATCGAGGATTTGCGCGCGCAGGAGCCGGTCCTCGCCCACGGCTCTGTGGACGAGGCCGGCATCCCGTTCGCCGAGGGGCTGGCCCGGATGCTGGCGCCACTGCGGCTGTCCGCCGAGTCGCTCACCGACGCCCCCCTGACCGGGCCGGTGGACTTCGCCGAGCTGCTCGGCGTTGACGACGTGGCGCAGCTCGACCTCGCGCGCCTGTGGGCGCCGCGCGGCGAACGTGCCTTCCTGCGTGTACCGATCGGCATCAACGATGCACATGAGCCGGTGCTGTTGGACCTGAAGGAGTCTTCCGAGCTCGGCATGGGCCCGCACGGTCTGTGCGTCGGTGCCACTGGCTCGGGGAAGTCGGAACTCCTGCGCACCATTGTCCTCGCCCTGGTAGCCACGCACCCGCCTGAGGACCTCGCCCTGGTCCTCGTCGACTACAAGGGCGGGGCGACCTTCGCGCCGTTCGCCGACCTGCCGCATGTCGCCGGTGTCATCACCAATCTGGAGAACCAGGCCGGCCTCGTCGAACGCGTCCACGCCTCGCTCGCCGGTGAGGTCAAGCGCCGTCAGCGGGTCCTCAAGGACGCGGGCAATGTCGCCGACATCGGTGACTACGCCGCGCTGCGCGCCAGCGGACGGTCGGATCTGGAGGCGCTGCCGCACCTGTTCGTCGTCATTGACGAGTTCGGTGAACTGCTCACCGCGAAGCCGGACTTCATCGACCTGTTTCTGTCCATCGGCCGTATCGGCCGCTCGATCGGGGTGCACTTGCTGCTGTCCAGTCAGCGCATCGAGGGTGGCCATCTCAAGGGTCTGGACACCTACCTCTCGTACCGGCTCGGCCTGCGCACTTTCTCCGCCGACGAATCCCGTACGGTTCTGGACACCGCAGACGCCTTCCACCTGCCGCCGCTCCCCGGATTCGGCTACCTCAAGGTTGACACCAGCCACTACGACCGCTTCAAGGCCAGCTATGTTTCGGGCGCCTACCGCGGCCCCGTGCAGCGCGCGGACGAAGAGGACACCGGGCCCCTCGCCCTCCCCTACGACACCTTCAACACCCTTGCCACTGAGGAGGATGCGGACGCGCCGGAGCCTGCGGTGCGGCGCCGCGAGATGGGGCCGACCGAGCTGGGCGTCATGGTCGAGCAGCTGGCCAACGCCACTGGTTCGGTGCGCCGCATCTGGCTGCCCCCGCTGCCCGACGCGATCGCCCTGGACGCGGTCGCCGGCCCCCT is part of the Streptomyces platensis genome and harbors:
- the eccCa gene encoding type VII secretion protein EccCa, which translates into the protein MSTRLIHRPARATRPPAASEARIIEAPPNLPEGKAGNIAMSLLPVAGVMSSVVMMTVVRNSQFAGLGAIILVVTVIGSVALVFSQRGKAQRTRRTQREAYLAYLEDLREELVGEERERRERADVLNPAPAALYDIVRDPARLWERRRADGDFLRVRVGTGEMPVRDLQIAQQGSSVLTPPDRFMLNEASALMARFRTGTELPLTVPLDRVGNVSVIGPREDCLRVARALLVQAAALHAPDDVAMAIAVPGDRLADWEWAKWMPHLLDSEQFDGPVAARRIAPSAPQLARQLGPELRRRASYAAEVRRGLSDKDALSMTSRLLVVADGHGEDAVDLPRPDEAVGLREMGVTVLHLLEQRVQEPGQVGVRITVDGDQVLIEDLRAQEPVLAHGSVDEAGIPFAEGLARMLAPLRLSAESLTDAPLTGPVDFAELLGVDDVAQLDLARLWAPRGERAFLRVPIGINDAHEPVLLDLKESSELGMGPHGLCVGATGSGKSELLRTIVLALVATHPPEDLALVLVDYKGGATFAPFADLPHVAGVITNLENQAGLVERVHASLAGEVKRRQRVLKDAGNVADIGDYAALRASGRSDLEALPHLFVVIDEFGELLTAKPDFIDLFLSIGRIGRSIGVHLLLSSQRIEGGHLKGLDTYLSYRLGLRTFSADESRTVLDTADAFHLPPLPGFGYLKVDTSHYDRFKASYVSGAYRGPVQRADEEDTGPLALPYDTFNTLATEEDADAPEPAVRRREMGPTELGVMVEQLANATGSVRRIWLPPLPDAIALDAVAGPLNVGARGTQLMGRRGPLEVPLGLLDDPARQWQGQWYLDLTVAGGHAAVIGGPQSGKTTLLRTLVLSLALTHTPQEVGVYCLDLVGGGLAALSGLPHVGGVAGRLDRERVARTVDEVRNMLAAREDLFREHAIDSVDQLRTLHAAGRLPQLASAEIVLVIDGFGALRDDFEELDDAVADILQRGGGYGIHVVAGMLRWNDVRIAVQSNFGTRVELRLNDPSESSIDSKLAVTLSPDEPGRVLTAGKLFAHVALPRTDSLADTADLGSVLERTARSIRATWSGEVAQPVRVLPHRLEPHVLPGPVAEPQRVPIGLGQTALEPVLLDLFQHDQHLLIMGDSECGKTNLLKTIAAGLIERYSEDELVFAVMDPRRGLRGAIPEEFNGGYAYNAKLCAGLATAVCTELSKRLPDDGAGLEELEPGSWGGGPRIVVLIDDYDVLTTAGQEPLAPFLPYIPSAVDIGLHFVLTRRVAGASRGIYEPLVQGLRESGSSALLMAGDRGEGQLFPGVYASWQPPGRGVLIRRGQSNRLIQTVYSPA
- a CDS encoding MinD/ParA family ATP-binding protein; the encoded protein is MPSGDGWQGDVLRDLRGGAEQGAQGPGGQAYRASAPGRALPAQGTQAPDAAPGGGAPRQAGPYEGQEQQAGLPGGWPQQAGYQEQQAPTAYAPGPQPQSGPDSQAVVVDEGGLADALRSKPRHGESYAARAVRALRRTLSSSAAREVAEITRTAAVLQQPVTTGRQIAVTSIRGGSGKSTVAALLGTTYAHYRQDPVLFLEADPALGSLPQRLGADALRWTTSDIADIVKPDMSLLDVTGYLVQLPNNAWLLPASQGQIGVMLDSRAYERAVVALRRYFGVMVIDGETLPAEVGRVALGAAHGRVLTTPATPEGIRSTYAVLKWMQGLPRHVMAGTVVVLTELVPHSGLDLDEAIQTLRSTGVSVQVLPYDRHLAAGGRIHTELLAHPTRQAAARLAADVFQLSQQRH